One region of Syntrophobacter fumaroxidans MPOB genomic DNA includes:
- a CDS encoding helicase-related protein: MHTDLSFITNEQHQSLRDRFEVLIKDTSFFDCLVGYFYTSGFHALYHSLEKTEKVRILIGISTNRQTYDLLVKAGSPTQEVMQFSHAETKEEIEKLVEDEFADSEDNRNVEAGVHKFVAWVKDKKLEIRAYPSHNIHAKLYIMTFCEGDRDVGRVITGSSNFTQAGLIDNLEFNVELKNRSDYEYSRKKFEELWQSAVDVGERYVQTIQQKTWLSRNITPYQLYLKLLYEYFKDELSQTDEVFIKYLPEEFKKLEYQEQAVLNAKKILLEYGGVFISDVVGLGKTYVSAMLAGQLSGRTLIIAPPVLLEKTNPGSWPNVFSDFRVSADFESLGKLDDLLKRGTEKYENIIIDEAHRFRTETTATYEKLAEVCRGKRVILVTATPYNNAPKDILSLLKLFQKAKKSTIPNLPDLEGFFSRLEQKLKNLDRQKDYDKYISTVKENAREIREKVLKYLMVRRTRTEIVKYFAEDIHQQRLKFPVVERPVPLFYELNGKEDLVFTKTVELIAQKFKYARYMPLLYYQGKVDQLEKQSQRNMGRFMKILLVKRLESSFFAFRNSIDRFLRSYELFIKEFDNGNVYVSKKHTRKIFELLENDDDDAVQRLIDESKAERYPSSEFAEALRQDLQHDRDVLLEIKELWTRVKRDPKLFTFLNELSTDAGLKKNHLIIFTESKETADYLFANLEHHYPEKVLCYTGASGEATRDKVIENFDARARHPKQDHRILVATEVLAEGVNLHRSNTVINYDIPWNPTRMMQRVGRINRIDTPASTIHTYNFFPTTQSNDQIKLREAAEAKINAFLTLLGGDAELLTEGEPIGSHELFDRLLSKHTLEGDEEQGETELKYLHVIKEIRDKHPDLFEKIKRLPRKARTAKTHAEQADSLITYFRRGKLQKFFLAADHPEAKELDFLLAAKFMESGSEDAKRELPSQFYDLLDKNKEAFVLATTEELPQPRAKGGGRDSAANLLKILKVTQKNTQKLTDDQELFLKKVFTQLAEGGLPKQTVKQTLKALNDLKNELINPFKVLAVLQTHIPPKLLEGHYAEQNPSVSGKREVILSMYLSGE; encoded by the coding sequence ATGCATACTGATTTGTCTTTTATTACAAACGAACAGCATCAAAGTTTAAGAGATCGATTTGAAGTGCTCATTAAAGACACTTCTTTTTTTGACTGCCTGGTGGGATATTTCTATACCAGCGGCTTCCATGCGTTGTATCACTCATTGGAGAAAACCGAAAAAGTCAGAATCCTCATTGGTATCAGCACCAACCGGCAAACCTATGACTTATTGGTGAAAGCGGGCAGCCCCACGCAAGAGGTCATGCAATTCTCTCATGCCGAAACCAAAGAGGAAATCGAAAAGCTCGTTGAGGATGAGTTCGCAGACTCCGAAGACAACCGAAACGTTGAAGCCGGAGTCCACAAGTTTGTGGCGTGGGTCAAGGACAAGAAGTTGGAAATCCGGGCCTATCCGTCGCACAACATTCACGCCAAACTCTATATTATGACTTTTTGCGAGGGAGATCGAGATGTTGGCAGGGTTATCACCGGTTCGAGCAACTTCACCCAAGCCGGATTGATCGATAACCTGGAGTTCAATGTGGAGTTGAAAAACCGCAGTGACTATGAGTATTCCCGAAAGAAGTTCGAGGAGTTGTGGCAATCGGCGGTGGACGTCGGCGAGCGCTATGTACAGACCATCCAACAGAAGACTTGGCTCAGCCGGAATATCACGCCCTATCAACTCTATTTGAAATTGCTCTACGAGTATTTCAAAGATGAGCTCAGTCAGACCGATGAGGTGTTTATCAAATACCTGCCCGAGGAGTTCAAGAAGCTGGAGTACCAGGAGCAGGCCGTCTTGAACGCCAAGAAGATTTTGCTGGAATACGGCGGGGTTTTCATTTCCGATGTGGTCGGGTTGGGCAAAACCTATGTCTCGGCCATGCTCGCCGGGCAACTGTCCGGCCGAACCTTGATCATTGCTCCGCCGGTACTGCTCGAGAAAACCAATCCCGGTTCCTGGCCCAATGTGTTTTCCGACTTTCGCGTGTCTGCTGATTTTGAATCGTTGGGCAAGCTCGACGATCTCCTCAAACGGGGCACCGAGAAATATGAAAACATCATCATCGATGAAGCCCACCGTTTCCGCACGGAAACCACGGCGACCTATGAGAAACTGGCGGAGGTCTGCCGGGGCAAGCGGGTGATCCTGGTCACAGCGACACCGTACAATAACGCGCCCAAGGATATCTTGAGCCTGCTGAAACTCTTTCAAAAAGCCAAGAAAAGCACGATTCCCAATCTACCCGATCTTGAAGGATTTTTCAGCCGCCTGGAGCAGAAGCTCAAGAACCTGGATCGCCAGAAGGACTATGACAAATACATCAGCACGGTCAAAGAGAACGCCCGGGAAATTCGGGAAAAGGTGCTGAAGTACCTGATGGTGCGGCGGACCCGGACCGAGATCGTCAAATACTTTGCCGAGGATATCCACCAGCAGCGGCTGAAATTCCCCGTGGTGGAGAGACCGGTGCCGCTGTTTTACGAGCTCAACGGGAAGGAAGACCTGGTCTTTACCAAGACCGTTGAGCTCATTGCCCAGAAGTTCAAATATGCTCGATACATGCCCCTGCTTTATTATCAAGGCAAGGTGGACCAGCTGGAAAAACAATCTCAGCGGAACATGGGCCGGTTTATGAAGATTCTGCTGGTCAAACGCCTGGAAAGCAGTTTCTTTGCCTTCAGGAATTCGATTGACCGGTTCCTCCGTTCCTACGAGCTGTTCATCAAGGAATTTGACAACGGCAATGTTTACGTCAGCAAGAAGCACACCCGCAAAATCTTTGAACTGCTGGAAAACGATGACGATGACGCCGTGCAGCGGCTGATCGACGAAAGCAAGGCAGAGCGTTATCCCAGCAGCGAATTTGCCGAAGCGCTGCGGCAGGACCTCCAGCATGACCGGGATGTGCTCTTGGAGATCAAGGAGCTGTGGACCCGGGTGAAACGCGATCCCAAGCTCTTCACTTTTCTCAATGAATTATCGACCGACGCCGGACTCAAAAAGAATCATCTCATCATCTTTACCGAATCCAAGGAAACCGCGGACTATCTGTTTGCCAATTTAGAGCACCACTATCCGGAAAAGGTGCTGTGCTATACCGGCGCCTCGGGGGAAGCCACCCGGGACAAGGTGATTGAAAATTTCGATGCCCGAGCCCGCCATCCCAAGCAAGATCATCGCATTCTGGTAGCCACCGAGGTATTGGCGGAAGGCGTGAACCTGCACCGCTCCAATACGGTGATCAACTATGATATCCCCTGGAACCCAACGCGCATGATGCAGCGGGTCGGCCGCATCAACCGGATCGATACGCCGGCGAGCACGATCCACACCTACAATTTTTTTCCCACCACCCAATCCAATGACCAGATCAAGCTCAGAGAGGCGGCGGAAGCCAAGATCAACGCCTTCTTGACCCTCCTGGGCGGCGATGCGGAACTGCTGACCGAAGGAGAGCCGATCGGCTCCCATGAGCTGTTCGACCGGTTGCTGTCCAAGCACACCCTGGAAGGCGATGAGGAGCAAGGAGAGACCGAGCTGAAGTATCTCCACGTTATCAAGGAAATCCGCGACAAGCATCCGGACCTCTTTGAAAAGATCAAGCGGCTGCCCAGGAAGGCCCGCACCGCCAAGACTCACGCCGAACAGGCCGATTCCCTCATCACCTATTTTCGCAGGGGGAAACTGCAGAAGTTTTTCCTGGCGGCGGATCATCCGGAAGCCAAAGAGCTGGATTTCCTGCTGGCGGCTAAATTCATGGAAAGCGGATCGGAGGATGCAAAGAGAGAGCTGCCCAGTCAGTTTTATGACTTATTGGACAAAAACAAGGAAGCGTTCGTTCTGGCCACTACGGAAGAACTGCCTCAACCCAGGGCCAAGGGCGGAGGCCGGGACAGCGCCGCCAACCTTCTCAAGATTTTGAAGGTGACGCAGAAGAACACCCAAAAGCTGACCGACGATCAGGAACTCTTCCTCAAGAAGGTCTTCACACAGCTGGCGGAAGGCGGGCTGCCGAAGCAGACCGTCAAACAAACCCTGAAAGCCCTCAACGATCTCAAGAATGAATTGATCAATCCGTTCAAGGTGCTGGCAGTGCTCCAGACCCACATTCCCCCCAAGCTCCTGGAAGGGCATTATGCCGAACAAAACCCGTCGGTCTCCGGTAAGCGGGAAGTCATTTTGTCGATGTATTTGAGCGGTGAATAG
- the ade gene encoding adenine deaminase, translated as MKWDTGRMARIIEAAQGKRVVDLCIRRCRLVNVLSGSIDTVDLAIHEGFVAGWGSYRAAREIDADGMYVCPGFIDGHIHIESTLLAPAQFCAAAVPQGTAAVVADPHEIANVLGLSGIRYFLEASEGLPLDFFFNLPSCVPATPLETSGAALRAPDLDALLPHERLIGLAEMMNFPGVLSGFPDVIDKLLLFQARRIDGHAPQLGDLGLNAYVAAGITSDHECTTLEEAREKLAKGMTVMIREGGQSRDLAALLPAVDEHTWPRCCFVSDDVHPDGLLREGHMNVIVNRAMSLGMAPVRALSLAALTPARHFRLDRRGALAPGYHADFSMSPTLNPWQPERVFKAGVEVARDGRLLLDLGNGNGVAAPPSPMHITRLLAEDLVVPAQPGLLRIIGVREGTLLTRKIVLPPKIHEGAAVADLDRDILKLAVYNRYVPDRPPAVAFVQGLGLKEGAIATTVAHDSHNLIVAGASDADILHVVDAVRKSGGGMAAGRTGAEVDVLALPIAGLMSDQPVERVAERLEQLQGRARAAGSGLRNPFMALSFLALPVIPELKLTDLGLIDVSTFSPVSLFETS; from the coding sequence ATGAAGTGGGATACAGGCCGCATGGCGCGGATCATCGAAGCCGCCCAGGGCAAGCGTGTCGTTGATCTCTGCATACGGAGGTGCCGCCTGGTCAACGTGCTTTCGGGCAGCATCGACACCGTCGATCTGGCAATCCACGAGGGGTTCGTCGCGGGCTGGGGGAGCTATCGCGCCGCGCGCGAGATCGATGCCGACGGGATGTACGTCTGCCCGGGATTCATCGACGGACACATTCATATCGAAAGCACGCTGCTCGCTCCCGCCCAATTCTGCGCCGCGGCCGTGCCGCAGGGAACCGCGGCGGTGGTGGCCGACCCCCATGAGATCGCGAACGTTTTGGGGCTGAGCGGCATACGCTATTTTCTGGAAGCTTCCGAAGGCCTGCCTCTGGACTTCTTTTTCAATCTTCCGAGCTGCGTTCCCGCCACGCCCCTGGAGACGTCGGGCGCCGCGCTGCGCGCTCCGGATCTGGACGCTCTGCTGCCTCACGAGCGGCTCATCGGTCTTGCCGAGATGATGAATTTCCCCGGCGTTCTCTCCGGCTTTCCCGACGTGATCGACAAACTGCTGCTCTTCCAGGCGCGGCGCATCGACGGCCACGCTCCGCAACTGGGCGATTTGGGGCTCAACGCTTACGTCGCCGCGGGAATCACTTCCGACCATGAATGCACGACGCTCGAGGAAGCCCGCGAGAAGCTGGCCAAGGGCATGACCGTCATGATCCGCGAAGGCGGACAGTCAAGGGATCTCGCCGCCCTGTTGCCCGCGGTCGACGAGCACACCTGGCCGCGCTGCTGCTTCGTGAGCGACGACGTTCATCCGGACGGGCTTCTCCGGGAGGGTCACATGAACGTCATCGTGAATCGTGCCATGTCGTTGGGGATGGCCCCCGTGAGGGCGCTTTCCCTGGCCGCCCTGACGCCGGCAAGGCATTTTCGCCTGGACCGCCGGGGAGCCCTTGCCCCGGGGTACCACGCCGACTTCAGCATGAGTCCCACCCTCAACCCCTGGCAGCCGGAGCGCGTGTTCAAGGCGGGCGTCGAGGTGGCCCGCGACGGCCGCCTCCTTCTCGATCTCGGGAACGGCAACGGCGTAGCGGCTCCTCCCTCCCCCATGCACATCACGCGCCTTCTGGCCGAGGATCTCGTGGTGCCCGCACAGCCCGGCCTCCTCAGGATCATCGGGGTCCGGGAGGGGACTCTGCTCACCCGCAAGATCGTGCTCCCGCCCAAAATCCACGAAGGGGCCGCGGTGGCGGACCTCGATCGCGACATTCTGAAGCTCGCCGTGTACAACCGCTATGTCCCGGACCGCCCCCCCGCGGTGGCTTTCGTGCAGGGGTTGGGACTCAAGGAGGGGGCCATCGCCACCACGGTGGCCCACGATTCGCACAACCTGATCGTGGCGGGAGCTTCGGATGCGGACATCCTCCACGTGGTGGACGCCGTCAGGAAATCGGGAGGAGGAATGGCCGCGGGTCGAACGGGAGCCGAGGTGGACGTGCTTGCGCTGCCCATCGCCGGGCTCATGTCCGATCAGCCCGTGGAACGGGTCGCCGAACGGCTGGAACAGCTCCAGGGCCGCGCTCGCGCCGCGGGGAGCGGACTCCGCAACCCCTTCATGGCATTGTCGTTTCTGGCGCTTCCCGTCATCCCCGAATTGAAGTTGACGGATCTTGGACTGATCGACGTTTCGACGTTTTCCCCCGTTTCGCTGTTCGAAACGTCGTGA
- a CDS encoding ribonuclease D — protein MNPVVVIEKPSELDALVRQLSTARHLAVDTESNSFYAYFDRVCLIQISSPERDYIIDPLSLKDLSVLGRLFENPRIEKVLHAASNDVLGLRRDFQFRFNGLFDTAIACKLLGYKQLGLSKILETHFGVSLNKRWQRYDWGKRPLVPDQLDYARLDTHYLIALRHMLAADLQSRELWAEACEAFEKASEQQVPEKTFHPRGFLQINGARSLDAAGKSILKALYMFREKEARRRDRAPFRIMSNEALLRLADARPDSVDEISRIKGLPRSFHDPKAASFLIEIIRQNNNSNDTEARE, from the coding sequence ATGAATCCAGTTGTCGTCATCGAAAAGCCATCCGAGCTCGATGCCCTGGTGCGACAGCTTTCCACCGCCCGCCATCTGGCCGTCGATACCGAATCCAACAGTTTCTACGCCTACTTCGACCGGGTATGCCTCATCCAGATTTCGAGCCCGGAGCGGGACTACATCATCGACCCGCTCTCCCTCAAGGATTTGAGCGTGCTCGGACGACTTTTCGAAAATCCCCGGATCGAGAAGGTCCTCCATGCCGCGTCCAACGACGTCCTCGGCTTGAGGCGCGACTTTCAGTTCCGATTCAACGGGCTTTTCGACACGGCCATCGCCTGCAAGCTGCTCGGCTACAAGCAGCTCGGCCTGTCCAAGATCCTCGAAACCCATTTCGGGGTCTCCCTGAACAAGCGATGGCAGCGTTATGACTGGGGGAAGCGGCCGCTCGTCCCCGACCAGCTCGATTATGCGCGGTTGGACACCCATTACCTGATTGCGCTCCGGCATATGCTCGCGGCGGACCTGCAGTCCCGGGAGCTCTGGGCGGAAGCCTGCGAAGCTTTCGAAAAGGCCAGCGAGCAGCAGGTCCCGGAAAAGACGTTTCATCCCAGGGGCTTCCTCCAGATCAACGGCGCCCGGTCGCTTGACGCCGCGGGGAAGAGCATCCTGAAGGCGCTCTACATGTTCCGGGAAAAAGAGGCTCGCAGGCGGGACCGGGCACCGTTTCGCATCATGTCCAACGAGGCCTTGCTCCGCCTTGCCGACGCTCGGCCCGACAGCGTGGATGAAATCTCTCGGATCAAGGGGCTGCCCCGCAGTTTCCACGACCCGAAGGCGGCGTCTTTTCTAATCGAGATCATCAGGCAAAACAACAACTCGAACGATACCGAAGCCAGGGAATGA
- a CDS encoding YcaO-like family protein — MSSRVFVADCFKAFRHDQDKARSPDDTVAWVRKRLSGLNVDILNKTIRIDTGRLDIPVYISLCGSDATRLTGTKKQMGKGASPIQAEASALMELMERYSFFSFIHQSDFPTLRYREVPQQVVSPEDFKRSIHDETTPVDLVRSFLQDFPLRWAVARNLTQKIYQMIPIDWFYLINEYNGPAAGNTIEEAILQSLCEVVERHVGSVICYGERPTPTIDPGSVRDPAAVELIDKFRKQGIVLHLKDFSLDTGIPSVGALAYDPSTFPDRSEIVFTVGTTSNPEKSLCRALTEIAQLAGDFENRTSYRPTLPKYASLDQARYLTDDHETIPISALPDLSHDNMRIEIERCVDALKRIGMEVMVINVEHPELQVPAVYTVIPGAHFLEHTRDTDFAQHAARTILRGCAPGEVVAQMERLLNLFGPRYDLTFFLAHGLELEDKPGPAIPLFRKALEQEPDPRELASIHVHIASCHKALGEYEPALEALERAELLNSELKEIYNLRGFCYFKLKKHHEAIEAFEKAIELDPGSAIDYANIGSNLRDLGHREEAIKVYRIALELDPGIDFARENIDRLEADLARERAAGQS, encoded by the coding sequence ATGAGCTCACGAGTATTCGTTGCCGACTGCTTCAAGGCTTTTCGCCACGACCAGGACAAGGCCAGAAGTCCCGACGACACCGTCGCCTGGGTCAGGAAGCGGTTGTCCGGGCTCAACGTCGATATCCTGAACAAGACCATCCGCATCGACACCGGGCGCCTCGACATTCCCGTCTACATCAGCCTTTGCGGCTCGGATGCAACGCGCCTGACCGGCACCAAGAAACAGATGGGCAAAGGCGCCTCTCCAATCCAGGCGGAAGCGAGCGCCTTGATGGAGCTCATGGAGCGCTACAGCTTCTTCTCGTTCATCCACCAGAGCGATTTCCCCACGCTCCGCTACCGGGAAGTGCCGCAGCAGGTGGTGTCGCCCGAGGACTTCAAGCGGTCCATCCACGATGAGACCACGCCCGTCGACCTGGTGAGGAGCTTCCTCCAGGATTTTCCCCTGCGCTGGGCTGTTGCCCGGAACCTCACGCAGAAGATTTATCAAATGATCCCCATCGACTGGTTCTACCTCATCAACGAGTACAACGGTCCGGCGGCCGGAAACACCATCGAGGAGGCCATCCTGCAAAGTCTTTGCGAAGTGGTGGAAAGGCATGTCGGGTCCGTCATCTGCTACGGCGAACGCCCCACCCCGACGATCGATCCCGGCTCGGTTCGAGACCCGGCCGCGGTGGAACTGATCGACAAGTTCCGAAAGCAGGGGATCGTCCTGCATCTCAAGGACTTCTCCCTGGATACCGGGATCCCTTCCGTCGGAGCGCTGGCCTACGACCCGTCGACGTTCCCCGACCGGAGCGAGATCGTCTTCACCGTCGGGACCACCTCCAACCCCGAAAAATCGCTCTGCCGAGCCCTGACCGAAATCGCCCAGCTCGCGGGCGATTTCGAGAACCGGACCTCCTACCGGCCCACTCTGCCCAAGTACGCTTCCCTCGACCAGGCGCGCTACCTGACGGACGATCACGAGACGATCCCCATCAGCGCCCTTCCCGACCTTTCGCACGACAACATGCGGATCGAAATCGAGCGTTGCGTGGACGCCCTGAAACGGATCGGCATGGAAGTCATGGTCATCAACGTGGAGCACCCGGAACTGCAGGTGCCCGCCGTCTACACCGTCATTCCCGGCGCCCACTTCCTGGAGCACACGCGCGACACGGATTTCGCCCAGCACGCGGCGCGAACGATCCTCAGGGGCTGCGCCCCCGGGGAGGTCGTCGCTCAGATGGAACGGCTGCTCAACCTTTTCGGCCCCCGCTACGATCTGACCTTTTTCCTCGCCCACGGCCTGGAGCTCGAAGACAAACCCGGGCCCGCCATCCCGCTTTTCCGCAAGGCGCTCGAACAGGAACCGGACCCGAGAGAGCTGGCGAGCATCCACGTCCACATTGCCTCCTGCCACAAGGCGCTGGGAGAATACGAACCGGCGCTCGAAGCCCTGGAGCGCGCGGAGCTGCTCAACAGCGAGCTCAAGGAAATCTATAATCTGCGGGGATTCTGCTATTTCAAGCTGAAGAAGCATCACGAAGCGATCGAGGCGTTCGAGAAGGCGATCGAACTCGACCCGGGGTCGGCCATCGACTACGCCAACATCGGGTCCAACCTGAGGGACCTCGGCCACAGGGAAGAAGCCATCAAGGTCTACCGGATCGCCCTCGAGCTGGACCCCGGCATCGATTTCGCCCGGGAGAACATCGACCGGCTGGAAGCCGACCTGGCCCGGGAGCGGGCCGCGGGGCAGAGCTGA
- a CDS encoding Smr/MutS family protein, translated as MKGVVPIDRAGQERVPPPAPVGTPARFLQQEELEALTHLEDLVSGDIPFELVYSDEYVDGAVVGLSPKVLKKLRNGDFSYQEYVDLHGYTRAEARAVVIDFVQESFARKLRCILIISGRGLNSRDKEPVLKQGLVSWLIRAPLKSMVLAFASARSYDGGAGAFYILLRRNKGGAPLVTPAN; from the coding sequence ATGAAAGGTGTCGTGCCCATCGACCGGGCCGGGCAGGAGCGGGTGCCTCCCCCGGCTCCCGTCGGCACTCCCGCGCGGTTCCTCCAGCAGGAGGAATTGGAAGCCCTCACCCACCTCGAGGATCTGGTGTCCGGGGATATTCCCTTCGAACTGGTCTACTCGGACGAGTACGTGGACGGCGCGGTGGTGGGACTGTCCCCGAAGGTACTCAAGAAGCTCCGCAACGGCGACTTCAGTTACCAGGAATACGTGGACCTGCACGGTTACACGCGGGCCGAGGCGAGGGCGGTGGTCATCGACTTCGTGCAGGAGAGCTTTGCCCGGAAATTGCGCTGCATCCTGATCATTTCGGGCCGCGGGCTCAATTCCAGGGACAAGGAGCCGGTGCTGAAGCAGGGTCTCGTTTCGTGGCTGATCCGCGCCCCGCTCAAGAGCATGGTGCTCGCCTTCGCCTCCGCCCGCTCCTACGACGGAGGGGCCGGGGCGTTCTACATTCTCCTGCGCCGAAACAAGGGCGGCGCCCCGCTGGTGACGCCGGCGAATTGA
- a CDS encoding ferritin-like domain-containing protein, which translates to MSTVSCSSMDDVINFAISREEAAMDFYQKCADRARNPGIKKFFQEMVQEEERHRALLKDLNPMDLGTLTLDKVEDLRISDYLVEVKFTEQVTYQEALTLAMKKEEKAHAFYEAWKNKCMHEKTAKLFEMLAVEELKHKRKIETLYDEEILTWD; encoded by the coding sequence ATGAGCACGGTTTCTTGCAGTTCCATGGATGACGTCATCAATTTCGCCATATCGCGGGAAGAAGCCGCCATGGACTTTTACCAGAAATGCGCGGACCGGGCCAGGAACCCCGGCATCAAGAAATTCTTCCAGGAAATGGTGCAGGAGGAAGAACGTCACCGCGCGCTGCTCAAGGACTTGAATCCGATGGACCTTGGCACGCTCACGCTGGACAAGGTCGAAGACCTGCGGATCAGCGACTACCTGGTCGAAGTCAAGTTCACGGAACAGGTCACCTACCAGGAGGCGCTCACCCTGGCCATGAAAAAGGAAGAGAAGGCCCACGCCTTCTACGAGGCCTGGAAGAACAAGTGCATGCACGAAAAGACGGCCAAACTGTTCGAAATGCTCGCCGTCGAGGAACTGAAGCACAAGCGGAAGATCGAAACCCTCTACGACGAGGAAATCCTCACCTGGGATTAG
- a CDS encoding bifunctional nuclease family protein, with amino-acid sequence MFKEMKVTGLVMDPQTNTPILILRDVKDDTTLPIWIGLLEATSIATELEKIQFPRPMTHDLIRNFFNHLDVKVERIEVCDLRNNTYYALIYIRDRDRVSSIDARPSDAIAIALRTQAPIYVKEEVISKFQKSDESAKPVFDKENREKWSELLEGLNPEDFSKYKM; translated from the coding sequence ATGTTCAAGGAAATGAAGGTCACGGGGCTGGTGATGGATCCGCAGACCAACACGCCCATCCTGATATTGAGGGACGTCAAGGACGATACCACCCTCCCCATCTGGATCGGCCTCCTCGAAGCGACCTCCATCGCCACCGAGCTGGAGAAGATCCAGTTCCCCCGTCCCATGACGCACGACCTGATCCGCAACTTCTTCAACCATCTCGATGTAAAAGTCGAACGCATCGAAGTGTGCGATCTCCGCAACAACACTTACTACGCCCTCATCTACATCCGCGATCGAGACCGTGTCAGCTCCATCGACGCGCGGCCCAGCGACGCCATCGCCATCGCGTTGCGCACGCAGGCTCCCATTTACGTGAAGGAGGAGGTCATCTCCAAGTTCCAGAAATCCGATGAATCGGCAAAACCGGTTTTCGACAAGGAAAACCGGGAAAAATGGTCCGAGCTTCTGGAAGGGCTCAATCCGGAAGATTTCAGCAAGTACAAAATGTAA
- a CDS encoding prenyltransferase: MGRLILWFKETRPQFLFLSVVLAFLGTAIAWYYGSFNLGYALLAGFGLVLTHGSANAINDYFDYKSGIDLHVVRTPFSGGSGLVPDGKLPLGHALWVGVVTSVAALMIGVFFVIVSGWQLIPLLVAAILCLVLYTPVILRTNRPEWSPGLGLGILPIMGFYFVQTGRYDWVVLVASVPSGILVHNLLLLNEFPDVEADRMGGRKTTPVVYGMEAAARVFRIATVSVYVWIVGCVLLTVATGRVVMPVYCLIALFTLPLAVKAMRGAGEYRDMSRLVPALGTNVMFILLTQVLLGVGYILGKIFPIS; the protein is encoded by the coding sequence ATGGGAAGACTGATACTGTGGTTCAAGGAAACGAGACCCCAATTCCTCTTTCTGTCGGTTGTTCTAGCCTTTCTTGGAACGGCGATCGCCTGGTACTACGGGTCCTTCAACCTCGGATACGCTCTTCTTGCGGGTTTCGGGCTGGTGCTGACCCACGGCAGCGCCAATGCCATAAACGATTATTTCGATTACAAGAGCGGAATCGACCTGCACGTCGTCAGGACCCCTTTCAGCGGGGGAAGCGGACTCGTCCCCGACGGGAAACTTCCGCTTGGACATGCGCTCTGGGTTGGCGTCGTCACGTCGGTAGCCGCCCTGATGATCGGCGTTTTTTTCGTGATCGTGAGCGGCTGGCAGTTGATACCGCTCCTGGTTGCGGCAATTCTGTGCCTGGTCCTGTATACGCCCGTGATATTGAGAACCAACCGGCCCGAGTGGTCGCCGGGGCTGGGGCTGGGCATATTGCCCATAATGGGTTTCTATTTCGTGCAGACCGGCCGATACGACTGGGTCGTCCTGGTCGCCTCGGTTCCCAGCGGTATCCTGGTGCACAACCTGCTCCTGCTGAACGAGTTTCCCGATGTGGAGGCGGACAGGATGGGCGGCAGGAAGACGACCCCCGTCGTGTACGGCATGGAGGCCGCCGCCCGGGTGTTCAGGATTGCGACGGTATCCGTTTATGTCTGGATTGTCGGGTGCGTGCTGTTGACCGTTGCAACCGGTCGAGTCGTGATGCCGGTCTATTGCCTGATCGCGTTGTTCACTCTGCCTCTGGCCGTAAAAGCCATGCGGGGGGCCGGGGAATACAGGGATATGAGCAGGCTGGTTCCGGCTCTGGGCACGAACGTGATGTTCATCCTGCTGACCCAGGTCTTGCTGGGGGTGGGTTACATCCTGGGAAAGATCTTCCCCATATCGTGA